The sequence below is a genomic window from Verrucomicrobiota bacterium.
CGGGACCGAAGATCGACTGGCTATTCTGGGGCTCGCTCAGCCTCTGCCTCCTGGGCTACCTCCTACACCGAACCGCCTCTGAACCCTTGAGCGGGGTGCCTTTTTGGGGCGACTTCCTTCGCGCAATCCATGAGCTGCTCAACCAGATGTGGTGGGGCCTGCTCATGGGAATCTTGGCTCTCACGCTGCTGCGGCACGTCCCTCGGGAACTGGTGGTCGGCCTTCTTGGACGCTCGGGAGGCCTAGCTGGGATTCTGCGCGCCACCGCGGCCGGCCTCTTGCTGGATCTCTGCAACCACGGAATCCTGCTGGTGGCGGCCAAGCTCTACGAGCGCGGGGCCAGCCTTGGGCAGACCTTCGCCTTTCTCATCGCCAGCCCGTGGAACTCGCTCTCGACCACCCTCGTGCTCTGGGCCCTGCTCGGTTGGCAGTGGACGATGGTGGTGGTGCTGCTCTCGGCCGCCGTGGCGATCGTGACGGGTTGCCTGGTGGAAGTTCTGGTTGCCAAAGGAAAGGTCGCTCCCCATCCCCACCGGGTGGCTTTGCCGGAGGACTTTCACTGGGCGCGGGCGGCCCGGGCGGCGTTTCGTCAAATCCGGCCCAGTTGGCGAGGAGCGGGCCGGGCGCTTTGGGAAGGCTGCCAGGAATCACGGATGATTCTGCGGTGGCTCTTTTTGGGAGCCATCCTGGCCGCGGCCCTGCGCGGGGGGTGGAGTGCAGAAAGCTATCAGACTTGGTTGGGGCCCTCCCTTCTCGGCCTGGGGCTCACTCTGGTGGCGGCCACCTTGATCGAGGTTTGTTCGGAAGGCTCCAGCCCCTTGGCGGCCGACCTCTTTCACCGGGCCCAGGCACCGGGAAATGGCTTCACCTTTCTCATGGCTGGGGCCGCCACCGATTACACCGAGCTGATGGTCCTGCGGGAAGCGACGGGGCGTTGGCGGCTCGCGCTCTTGCTCCCCTTGTTGACGGTGCCGCAGGTCCTGGTGCTGGCTTGGGTCCTCAATCAGCTCCCCTCAGTCAGCTCCTGAAAGGAAAGCGGGAAGGGGGCCTTTAGTCCTCTTCTGAGAGGTTATCGCTCTCTTCTGCGATTCGCTGGAGGGCCTCAATAAAATCATCGAGATACTCCGCTGGCACCAAAATGGTATCGCGATGCCCGCGGACGTCTTCGGTGATTTTCACGAACTGGCCGCGATCGTTCTCCTTGAGATCCAAGAAGAAGACTTTTCGCTCGGTTACGATCTTCTCCGAGTGCAGAAGATCCGGCCCACCCGGCTTCCGATTCTCTTTGCCAAACATCTAAACTCCTTCTCGTTGACTTACAGGTCCGGCTCCGACATGGAACCGCTCTTTTAAGAATTAAAGCGGCTTCGGAGGGGTCGCAAGTCCCTTTCAAAGTGGGAAAAAAAGTGGGAAAATAGGCTGACTCATGCCAAGCCAACCGCTCGGCGGACCCGATCCAAAACCCGAGCCGCCTCCGCCCGAG
It includes:
- a CDS encoding DNA-binding protein; translated protein: MFGKENRKPGGPDLLHSEKIVTERKVFFLDLKENDRGQFVKITEDVRGHRDTILVPAEYLDDFIEALQRIAEESDNLSEED
- a CDS encoding permease, which codes for MPFWGDFLRAIHELLNQMWWGLLMGILALTLLRHVPRELVVGLLGRSGGLAGILRATAAGLLLDLCNHGILLVAAKLYERGASLGQTFAFLIASPWNSLSTTLVLWALLGWQWTMVVVLLSAAVAIVTGCLVEVLVAKGKVAPHPHRVALPEDFHWARAARAAFRQIRPSWRGAGRALWEGCQESRMILRWLFLGAILAAALRGGWSAESYQTWLGPSLLGLGLTLVAATLIEVCSEGSSPLAADLFHRAQAPGNGFTFLMAGAATDYTELMVLREATGRWRLALLLPLLTVPQVLVLAWVLNQLPSVSS